The following proteins come from a genomic window of Sorghum bicolor cultivar BTx623 chromosome 3, Sorghum_bicolor_NCBIv3, whole genome shotgun sequence:
- the LOC8078056 gene encoding protein FIZZY-RELATED 3, with translation MTLAAPASDAKPRLNVPPSMAAALRLDPVGLGAGPSTPSPSRRLAEPPKTPSPSKTTYSDRFIPCRSSSRLQNFALLDSPLSPAKDDTPYSRLLRAELFGPDSPKPATAASASPNTNLFRFKKDHSAPTSPFAKAAAAHHDCTAGSGDAPSPQKPPRKVPKTPHKVLDAPSLQDDFYLNLVDWSSQNVLAVGLGTCVYLWSASNSKVTKLCDLGPRDSVCAVHWSREGSYLSIGTGLGDVQIWDSSRCKRIRNMGGHQTRTGVLAWSSCILSSGSRDKNILQHDIRVPSDYISKFCGHRSEVCGLKWSHDDRELASGGNDNQLLVWNQRSQQPVLQLTEHTAAVKAIAWSPHQQGLLASGGGTADRCIRFWNTANGNVLNSIDTGSQVCNLAWCKNVNELVSTHGYSQNQIMVWKYPSMSKVATLTGHTMRVLYLASSPDGQTIVTGAGDETLRFWNIFPSVKTQTPVRDIGLWSFSRSHIR, from the exons ATGACGCTCGCGGCGCCGGCCTCGGACGCCAAGCCGCGCCTCAACGTGCCGCCGTCCATGGCGGCCGCGCTCCGCCTCGACCCCGTGGGGCTGGGGGCGGGGCCCTCGACGCCGTCCCCCTCCCGCCGCCTCGCCGAGCCTCCCAAGACGCCCTCCCCGTCCAAGACCACCTACAGCGACCGCTTCATCCCCTGCCGCTCCTCCTCCCGCCTCCAGAACTTCGCGCTCCTCGACTCCCCTCTCTCCCCGGCCAAGGACGACACGCCCTACTCCCGCCTCCTCCGAGCCGAGCTCTTCGGCCCCGATTCGCCCAAACCCGCCACCGCAGCATCCGCCTCGCCCAACACCAACCTCTTCCGCTTCAAGAAAGACCACTCCGCGCCCACCTCCCCCTTCGCCAAAGCCGCCGCCGCGCACCATGACTGCACCGCGGGCTCCGGAGATGCGCCGTCGCCGCAGAAGCCACCCAGGAAGGTCCCCAAGACGCCGCATAAG GTTCTGGACGCGCCCTCCCTGCAGGACGACTTCTACCTCAACCTTGTCGACTGGTCCTCGCAGAACGTGCTCGCCGTCGGCCTAGGCACCTGCGTCTATCTCTGGTCCGCGTCCAATAGCAAG GTCACCAAGCTCTGCGATTTGGGGCCCAGGGACAGTGTCTGCGCCGTGCATTGGTCACGCGAAGGCTCTTATCTTTCCATTGGCACCGGCCTTGGAGATGTCCAG ATTTGGGACAGTTCTCGCTGTAAACGGATTAGAAATATGGGAGGTCACCAAACACGGACTGGGGTATTAGCATGGAGCTCATGCATCTTGTCCTCAGGTAGCAGGGACAAGAATATATTGCAGCATGACATCCGTGTCCCCAGTGACTATATCAGCAAGTTTTGTGGTCATAGATCAGAG GTTTGTGGACTCAAATGGTCGCATGACGACCGCGAGCTTGCCTCGGGTGGAAATGACAACCAGTTATTAGTGTGGAACCAACGATCGCAACAGCCAGTGTTGCAGTTGACAGAACATACAGCCGCTGTTAAAGCAATAGCGTGGTCGCCACATCAGCAAGGACTCCTGGCATCAGGAGGTGGAACAGCTGATAGATGCATCAGGTTTTGGAACACGGCTAATGGAAATGTTCTGAACTCAATTGACACAGGCAGCCAG GTTTGCAACCTTGCCTGGTGTAAAAATGTGAATGAGCTTGTGAGCACACATGGGTATTCCCAAAATCAAATCATGGTGTGGAAATATCCATCCATGTCAAAG GTTGCAACTCTAACCGGACATACAATGCGTGTGCTTTACCTTGCATCGTCGCCTGATGGACAG ACCATAGTAACAGGAGCAGGCGACGAAACTCTACGGTTCTGGAACATATTTCCATCAGTTAAAACGCAG ACCCCTGTGCGTGATATTGGGCTCTGGTCATTCTCAAGAAGCCACATCCGGTGA
- the LOC8078057 gene encoding uncharacterized protein C24B11.05, with protein MEYDGKYSKDQQSLLNLKCDCLLFDLDDTLYPFNSGIAADIMKNIQDYMVHKLRVEETISLELCVLLYKQYGTTMAGLRAVGYQFDYDDYHSFVHGRLSYDKIKPDPVLRNILLSLPIRKLVFTNGDRAHASRALKRLGIEDCFEGVVCFETLNPTSPPPVPAEELQIFDIMKHLTHPQPGVELPKSPILCKPSREAMLQALKVASINPQTTILFDDSFRNIEAAKQIGMRTVLVGTSERKKGADHALESLHNMKEALPELWEEAVKDEDVRNSSKAGIETSVIA; from the exons ATGGAGTACGACGGCAAGTACAGCAAGGACCAGCAGAGCCTCCTCAACCTCAAGTGCGACTGCCTCCTCTTCG ACCTTGATGACACGCTATACCCATTCAACTCTGGCATTGCTGCCGATATCATGAAGAACATCCAAG ATTATATGGTGCACAAGCTCCGCGTTGAGGAGACCATAAGCCTGGAGCTATGCGTCCTCCTCTACAAGCAGTATGGAACCACCATGGCTGGCTTGAGG gcTGTTGGGTACCAGTTTGATTACGATGACTACCACAG CTTTGTCCATGGAAGGTTGTCTTATGACAAAATCAAGCCTGATCCTGTGCTTAGGAACATCCTCCTGAGCTTACCCATTCGCAAACTT GTGTTCACAAACGGTGACAGAGCCCATGCTTCAAGGGCCCTGAAGAGGCTCGGGATAGAGGATTGCTTTGAAGGAGTCGTGTGCTTTGAGACACTGAACCCGACATCTCCTCCGCCTGTCCCAGCTGAGGAACTTCAAATCTTTGATATAATGAAGCATCTGACTCACCCACAGCCTGGAGTGGAGCTACCAAAATCACCTATCCTGTGCAAACCGTCAAGGGAGGCGATGCTGCAGGCTCTCAAGGTCGCCTCCATTAATCCACAGACAACT ATATTGTTCGATGACAGCTTCAGGAACATTGAAGCTGCAAAGCAAATTGGAATGCGTACTGTCCTG GTTGGAACATCTGAGCGGAAAAAAGGTGCTGACCACGCCTTggaaagcctccacaacatgaaggaagcactgccTGAGCTGTGGGAAGAAGCTGTGAAGGATGAAGATGTGAGGAATTCAAGCAAAGCCGGAATCGAGACATCCGTGATTGCATGA
- the LOC8078058 gene encoding kinetochore protein spc25 isoform X1 has translation MADAAADLRRRIKEQRAAIKRRITDSRDRTAAASSTFNAALLEARSIANQTVSNRAKLSQQKQHLRKLESDLAQALSVQTSRMSNHKLMTESISNTIATNEQLRRLVMDRRATRDACMNAISNQLKDIESLEAESDADGDKNLENSLMWYDKFLGFQVVGGEGVKFVFNKIDVQSPDKEYSFCVKLVEERYVLVRCVPFVDGIEELVKELNCNNDLYKFVRFMRNRFQAATISGNQLSSSFCPEVLSITSSSPALSVDSRSENGIDRSHTQGTLLKLAPNGWPRNIANSSAAGQTE, from the exons ATGGCGGACGCCGCCGCCGATCTGCGCCGGAGGATAAAGGAGCAGCGCGCCGCCATCAAGCGCCGGATCACTGACTCCCGGGAccgcaccgccgccgcctcctccacctTCAACGCCGCCCTCCTCGAGGCGCGCTCCATCGCCAACCAGACTGTCTCCAACCGAG CAAAACTCAGCCAACAAAAACAACACCTCCGGAAATTAGAATCAGATCTAGCACAGGCCCTCTCCG TCCAAACAAGCAGAATGTCAAATCATAAGCTCATGACTGAGTCAATTTCAAACACCATTGCAACAAATGAGCAGCTCAGACGCTTGGTTATGGACCGTAGGGCTACAAgagatgcatgcatgaatgCCATATCAAATCAACTCAAAG ATATTGAATCCCTTGAAGCTGAGAGTGACGCAGATGGGGATAAGAACCTAGAGAATTCTCTCATGTGGTACGATAAGTTTCTTGGTTTCCAAGTTGTTGGAGGAGAAG GGGTGAAATTTGTGTTCAACAAAATTGATGTGCAAAGTCCTGACAAGgagtattctttttgcgtaaaGCTTGTTGAAGAAAGATACGTCT TAGTCCGGTGTGTTCCCTTTGTGGATGGCATTGAAGAATTGGTGAAGGAACTTAACTGCAACAATGATCTGTACAAATTTGTGAGGTTCATGAGAAACAGGTTCCAAGCTGCTACAATCAGTG GAAATCAATTGTCAAGCTCCTTTTGCCCTGAGGTATTATCCATAACATCTTCATCACCAGCATTATCAGTGGATTCCAGAAGTGAAAATGGCATTGATCGAAGTCATACACAAG GAACCCTGCTAAAGTTGGCACCGAACGGCTGGCCTCGTAATATAGCAAATTCATCTGCGGCTGGGCAAACTGAATAG
- the LOC8078058 gene encoding kinetochore protein spc25 isoform X2, with translation MADAAADLRRRIKEQRAAIKRRITDSRDRTAAASSTFNAALLEARSIANQTVSNRAKLSQQKQHLRKLESDLAQALSVQTSRMSNHKLMTESISNTIATNEQLRRLVMDRRATRDACMNAISNQLKDIESLEAESDADGDKNLENSLMWYDKFLGFQVVGGEGVKFVFNKIDVQSPDKEYSFCVKLVEERYVLVRCVPFVDGIEELVKELNCNNDLYKFVRFMRNRFQAATISGNQLSSSFCPEVLSITSSSPALSVDSRSENGIDRSHTQGQSKNQEFRLKGLAKSSPHTIIEPC, from the exons ATGGCGGACGCCGCCGCCGATCTGCGCCGGAGGATAAAGGAGCAGCGCGCCGCCATCAAGCGCCGGATCACTGACTCCCGGGAccgcaccgccgccgcctcctccacctTCAACGCCGCCCTCCTCGAGGCGCGCTCCATCGCCAACCAGACTGTCTCCAACCGAG CAAAACTCAGCCAACAAAAACAACACCTCCGGAAATTAGAATCAGATCTAGCACAGGCCCTCTCCG TCCAAACAAGCAGAATGTCAAATCATAAGCTCATGACTGAGTCAATTTCAAACACCATTGCAACAAATGAGCAGCTCAGACGCTTGGTTATGGACCGTAGGGCTACAAgagatgcatgcatgaatgCCATATCAAATCAACTCAAAG ATATTGAATCCCTTGAAGCTGAGAGTGACGCAGATGGGGATAAGAACCTAGAGAATTCTCTCATGTGGTACGATAAGTTTCTTGGTTTCCAAGTTGTTGGAGGAGAAG GGGTGAAATTTGTGTTCAACAAAATTGATGTGCAAAGTCCTGACAAGgagtattctttttgcgtaaaGCTTGTTGAAGAAAGATACGTCT TAGTCCGGTGTGTTCCCTTTGTGGATGGCATTGAAGAATTGGTGAAGGAACTTAACTGCAACAATGATCTGTACAAATTTGTGAGGTTCATGAGAAACAGGTTCCAAGCTGCTACAATCAGTG GAAATCAATTGTCAAGCTCCTTTTGCCCTGAGGTATTATCCATAACATCTTCATCACCAGCATTATCAGTGGATTCCAGAAGTGAAAATGGCATTGATCGAAGTCATACACAAGGTCAGTCAAAGAATCAGGAATTTCGACTTAAAGGGCTAGCAAAATCCTCCCCTCATACCATAATC GAACCCTGCTAA
- the LOC8074140 gene encoding expansin-A7, whose translation MPGCVSHPSSPRRLHPLLRRSSSNNNNNDLLLAGIVILLLARASAGPWQKSAHATMTMYGGSDASGTMGGACGYGNLYIAGYGVATGALSTPLFNNGLTCGACFEIKCSCRSGCQCQCHPSVSSVVITATNFCPPNYGLPSDAGGWCNPPRHHFDLSMPAFLRIADYRASIVPVTYRRVACRKSGGIRFSVNGFRYFNLVLISNVGGAGDVVRAAVKASHTEWLPLARNWGQNWQCSSILVGGALSFRVTTSDRRTLTSWNVAGPAWRFGQTFTAAKNFRDP comes from the exons ATGCCTGGCTGTGTTTCTCATCCCTCATCACCACGGCGGCTACATCCGCTCCtgcgccgcagcagcagcaacaacaacaacaatgatcTCCTGCTTGCCGGCATTGTCATCCTCCTCCTTGCCCGGGCATCAGCTGGGCCGTGGCAGAAGAGCGCGCACGCCACCATGACCATGTATGGTGGCAGCGACGCGTCGGGCACCATGGGCGGCGCCTGCGGGTACGGCAACCTCTACATCGCGGGGTACGGCGTGGCGACGGGGGCGCTCAGCACGCCGCTCTTCAACAACGGACTCACCTGCGGCGCCTGCTTCGAGATCAAGTGCAGTTGCAGGAGCGGCTGCCAGTGCCAGTGCCACCCCTCCGTGTCGTCGGTGGTGATCACGGCCACCAACTTCTGCCCGCCCAACTACGGGCTGCCCTCGGACGCCGGCGGGTGGTGCAACCCGCCGCGCCACCACTTCGACCTCTCcatgccggccttcctccgcatCGCAGACTACCGCGCCAGCATCGTGCCCGTCACATACCGGAG GGTGGCGTGCCGCAAGTCCGGCGGCATCCGGTTCAGCGTCAacggcttccgctacttcaaccTGGTGCTCATCAGCAACGTGGGTGGCGCCGGCGACGTGGTCCGCGCCGCCGTCAAGGCCTCGCACACGGAGTGGCTGCCCCTGGCGCGCAACTGGGGACAGAACTGGCAGTGCAGCTCCATCCTCGTGGGCGGGGCGCTCTCCTTCCGCGTCACCACCAGCGACCGCCGCACCCTCACCTCCTGGAACGTCGCCGGACCAGCCTGGCGCTTTGGACAGACATTCACCGCCGCCAAAAACTTCAGGGACCCCTAG
- the LOC110433578 gene encoding uncharacterized protein LOC110433578 — protein MAAPQHVRAAPLARALRASATATATATVSASAPAPAPIKSQGTSRRALLGLSEPQLRQLALDLGEESYRGKQLHDLLYKSRAKQIQDFNHVPKAFREALLGAGWSAGRSPVHHAVTASDGTTKILLKLEDNRLIETVGIPVDDDNKGSSRLTACVSSQVGCPLRCSFCATGKGGFARNLQPNEIVEQVLAIEETFKQRVTNVVFMGMGEPMMNLKSVLEAHRCFNKELKIGQRMMTISTVGVPNTIKMLASHKLQSTLAVSLHAPNQKLRETIVPSAKSYPLGALMDDCKNYFLETGRRVSFEYTLLAGINDEKEHAEELAELLRTCGGGYHVNLIPYNPIEGSEYKRPYRKVVQAFVDALEARKITVSVRQTRGLDANAACGQLRNEFQKNPLLAIEA, from the exons ATGGCTGCTCCCCAGCACGTCCGCGCCGCTCCCCTCGCCCGTGCGCTCCGCGCtagcgccaccgccaccgccaccgccaccgtgtCCGCCTcagcccccgcccccgcccccatCAAGTCTCAGGGGACTTCCCGCCGCGCGCTGCTCGGCCTCTCGGAGCCTCAGCTCCGCCAGCTCGCCCTCGATCTCGGCGAG GAAAGCTACCGGGGCAAGCAGCTGCACGACCTCCTCTACAAATCAAGAGCCAAGCAAATCCAAGATTTCAACCACG TGCCCAAGGCATTCCGGGAGGCGTTGCTTGGCGCTGGGTGGAGTGCTGGCCGGTCACCAGTGCACCACGCCGTCACAGCCTCGGATGGCACTACCAAG ATACTTCTCAAGTTGGAGGATAACCGGTTGATTGAGACAGTAGGGATTCCTGTTGATGATGACAACAAAGGCTCTTCTAGGCTCACCGCCTGTGTTTCATCACAG GTCGGCTGCCCCTTACGTTGCTCATTTTGTGCCACGGGCAAGGGAGGGTTTGCAAGGAACCTTCAACCAAATGAGATCGTTGAGCAG GTGTTGGCCATCGAGGAGACGTTCAAACAAAGGGTGACAAATGTTGTGTTCATGGGGATGGGTGAGCCCATGATGAACCTCAAGTCAGTTCTAGAAGCACACCGATGCTTCAATAAG GAACTAAAAATTGGGCAAAGGATGATGACAATATCTACAGTTGGTGTTCCTAATACGATAAAAATGCTAGCGTCTCATAAGCTTCAGTCAACACTGGCTGTCAG TCTGCATGCCCCAAATCAGAAGCTGCGGGAGACAATTGTTCCTAGTGCCAAGTCTTACCCCTTGGGAGCACTGATGGATGACTGCAAGAATTACTTCCTTGAAACTGGGCGCAGAGTATCCTTTGAGTACACTCTGCTAG CTGGGATCAACGATGAAAAGGAGCATGCCGAAGAGCTAGCTGAACTACTTCGTACGTGTGGAGGTGGTTACCATGTGAACCTGATTCCCTATAACCCAATTGAAGGCTCCGAGTACAAGAGACCTTACAGAAAAGTG GTTCAAGCATTTGTGGATGCTTTAGAAGCTCGGAAGATAACCGTCAGCGTTCGACAGACCCGTGGGCTTGATGCTAACGCAGCCTGTGGGCAGCTGAGAAATGAGTTCCAGAAGAATCCACTGCTTGCAATTGAAGCGTGA